The Heyndrickxia vini genome contains a region encoding:
- a CDS encoding M23 family metallopeptidase, translating to MRILLCSLLLLAFITPTCFASSKTLSDEEIFQKRMELYKRVETVTNLPWYYMAAVDHYERSIRSVRRDLPKAEGITGIYFKPEQWSGFLNPDRKDVHPLSIQLFNGIGADGNGDGKANINDDMDILFSFANYILNYGVDEDQFKIALWEYYKRDKTVGIIMEKARLYKHFGRLDLNHKTFPLPRGYNFTYHNTWGDSRGWGGRRIHEGTDIFAGYGVPVRSTSYGIVEMKGWNKFGGWRVGIRDINNTYHYFAHLNGFAKGLKIGQIVKPGTLIGSVGSTGYGPPGTSGKFPPHLHYGMYKDNGRTEWSFDPYPYLSQWERLDRIRASKK from the coding sequence GTGCGTATTCTACTATGTTCACTTCTATTGCTTGCATTCATTACACCAACTTGTTTTGCTTCAAGCAAAACTTTATCAGATGAAGAAATTTTTCAAAAAAGAATGGAGTTGTATAAAAGGGTAGAAACAGTTACTAATCTTCCTTGGTATTATATGGCTGCCGTTGATCATTATGAAAGAAGTATACGTTCAGTTAGAAGGGATTTGCCAAAAGCCGAAGGAATAACCGGCATTTATTTCAAACCTGAACAATGGAGCGGTTTTTTAAACCCTGATCGTAAAGATGTTCATCCATTATCTATTCAGCTTTTTAACGGAATAGGTGCTGATGGAAATGGGGATGGAAAAGCTAATATTAATGATGACATGGACATTCTTTTTTCATTTGCGAACTATATTTTAAATTATGGAGTAGATGAAGATCAATTTAAAATTGCTTTATGGGAGTATTATAAAAGGGATAAAACCGTTGGAATTATCATGGAGAAAGCAAGACTTTATAAACATTTCGGAAGATTGGATTTAAATCATAAAACGTTTCCTTTACCGAGAGGTTATAATTTTACTTATCACAACACTTGGGGAGATTCCAGGGGCTGGGGCGGTAGAAGAATTCACGAAGGAACAGATATTTTTGCTGGATATGGCGTCCCTGTTCGATCCACTAGCTATGGCATTGTAGAAATGAAAGGATGGAATAAATTTGGGGGCTGGCGAGTAGGTATTCGCGATATTAATAATACGTATCATTATTTTGCCCATTTAAATGGCTTCGCAAAAGGGTTAAAGATTGGGCAAATCGTCAAACCTGGTACATTGATTGGAAGCGTAGGAAGCACGGGTTATGGCCCACCAGGAACATCTGGAAAATTCCCTCCGCATTTACACTATGGTATGTATAAAGATAATGGACGTACAGAATGGTCATTCGATCCATATCCTTATTTATCACAATGGGAACGATTAGACAGAATAAGAGCCTCAAAAAAATGA
- a CDS encoding YhcN/YlaJ family sporulation lipoprotein produces the protein MQKRLIAAAFLGTALLTACGTNNKNVAESPGIYKHSGNTINKQNEEDLYNPEKVNTQSEKEKEFGFVRQVKSPVPNKNVNFNQDNAMNREKVAKSISNMLVTIPNVHDASVLVTDEEVLVAYRTDAKSKKDRFEVADQVKITALTILPRWFHVYVTDDPSLRQDVENIAYMDSNSKNKEETIKGLVKRMLSRSPQGRQLNDGENANGEVINKHKNKAEDQDEYRERMDNGNL, from the coding sequence TTGCAAAAACGATTAATTGCGGCTGCTTTTTTGGGTACAGCCCTTCTCACTGCATGTGGTACCAATAATAAAAATGTTGCCGAAAGTCCAGGAATTTATAAGCATTCCGGAAATACAATAAATAAACAAAATGAGGAAGATTTGTACAACCCCGAAAAGGTGAATACACAATCCGAAAAAGAAAAGGAATTTGGTTTTGTTCGCCAAGTAAAAAGCCCAGTGCCAAATAAAAATGTAAATTTCAATCAAGATAATGCGATGAATAGAGAAAAAGTTGCTAAATCAATAAGTAATATGCTTGTAACCATTCCAAATGTCCATGATGCTTCCGTTTTAGTTACCGACGAAGAAGTATTGGTTGCTTATCGAACAGATGCGAAAAGCAAAAAGGACAGATTTGAAGTAGCAGATCAAGTGAAGATTACAGCTTTGACCATTCTTCCAAGATGGTTTCATGTTTATGTTACAGATGATCCATCACTAAGGCAAGATGTCGAAAATATTGCATACATGGATTCTAATTCAAAAAATAAAGAAGAAACCATTAAAGGTCTTGTTAAACGAATGTTAAGCCGTTCCCCTCAAGGGCGTCAACTTAATGACGGAGAAAATGCAAATGGAGAAGTAATTAATAAACATAAAAATAAAGCGGAAGATCAAGATGAATACCGCGAACGAATGGATAACGGAAACTTGTAG
- a CDS encoding YutD family protein, with product MISINNQSYEIIKDFRNGFNEEAFRNRFSDILSRYDYIVGDWGYGQLRLRGFFEDENPKSTFDTKIGTLTEYLYEYCNFGCAYFVAKRI from the coding sequence ATGATTAGTATTAATAATCAATCGTATGAGATAATCAAAGATTTTCGCAATGGTTTTAATGAAGAAGCATTCCGAAATCGATTTAGTGACATTTTATCAAGATATGATTACATAGTTGGTGATTGGGGTTATGGTCAATTAAGATTGCGGGGTTTCTTTGAAGACGAAAATCCAAAATCAACGTTTGATACAAAAATTGGAACATTAACCGAATATTTATATGAATATTGTAATTTTGGCTGTGCATATTTTGTAGCAAAAAGAATATAA
- a CDS encoding cytosolic protein — MDEKYEHIDKEDIPYTDVSTVETRKNFIIPEDLPEGSYGAPRGENEPVQGKSTPWKKGQRPYSAYNYEFKSFHQDLPREYPGAHPTHDDGEVNQEPPYDESN; from the coding sequence ATGGATGAAAAATACGAACACATAGATAAAGAAGATATTCCTTATACGGATGTATCCACCGTGGAAACGAGAAAAAATTTTATTATCCCCGAAGATTTACCTGAAGGTTCGTATGGGGCACCTCGGGGAGAGAATGAGCCTGTCCAAGGAAAATCCACTCCATGGAAAAAAGGTCAACGACCATATAGTGCGTATAATTATGAGTTTAAGTCTTTTCATCAAGATTTACCAAGAGAATACCCTGGTGCCCATCCTACACATGATGACGGTGAGGTAAATCAAGAACCTCCATATGATGAAAGTAACTAG
- a CDS encoding DUF86 domain-containing protein, translating into MYFVDREKIETTLHYMENKLQLLNTTEKWETEIEKCALERIAHTIIESILDVGNSMIDGFIMRDPGSYEDIIDILLDEKVINDEMAKGLMEIIMYRKILVQQYTSINHEEMCQIFAKNKEPLSQFASHVRSYLENELGPVSAFKN; encoded by the coding sequence GTGTACTTTGTAGATCGGGAAAAAATCGAAACAACTTTACATTATATGGAGAATAAACTTCAGCTTTTGAATACAACAGAAAAATGGGAAACAGAAATTGAAAAATGTGCATTAGAAAGAATTGCCCATACAATAATTGAATCCATTCTAGATGTCGGAAACTCCATGATTGACGGTTTTATCATGAGAGATCCTGGCAGCTATGAAGATATTATTGACATCCTGCTTGATGAGAAAGTTATTAATGATGAAATGGCAAAAGGATTAATGGAAATCATCATGTACCGAAAAATTCTTGTGCAGCAATATACATCGATCAATCATGAAGAAATGTGCCAAATTTTTGCAAAGAATAAAGAACCACTTTCTCAATTTGCTTCACATGTAAGAAGCTATTTGGAAAATGAACTAGGACCAGTTTCCGCATTCAAAAATTAG
- a CDS encoding TIGR01457 family HAD-type hydrolase: MKQYKGYLIDLDGTMYRGSEKIDAAGDFIHRLKAKGIPYLFVTNNSSRTPEQVAKKLCDFDIPAQANQVFTTSMATAEYIYKQKKDGTVYAIGEEGLKTALKNKGLQFNDTDPDFVVVGIDREINYEKLALACLAVRNGATFISTNADIALPTERGFLPGNGSITSVITVSTQTEPIFIGKPESIIMDQALAYLGTNKEETIMVGDFYDTDILAGMKAGMDTLLVHTGVTTKDALLEKEKQPTYVVNSLDEWEV, encoded by the coding sequence ATGAAACAATATAAAGGATATTTAATTGATTTAGATGGGACGATGTATCGAGGCAGTGAAAAAATTGATGCTGCAGGCGATTTTATTCATCGATTAAAGGCAAAAGGAATTCCATATTTATTTGTAACGAATAACTCATCAAGAACACCAGAACAAGTAGCCAAGAAACTATGTGATTTTGATATACCCGCACAAGCCAATCAAGTCTTTACAACATCAATGGCTACTGCCGAATACATATATAAGCAAAAAAAAGACGGTACTGTTTATGCAATAGGAGAAGAAGGCTTAAAGACGGCCTTAAAAAATAAAGGGCTTCAGTTTAACGATACTGATCCAGATTTTGTTGTCGTTGGAATTGACCGTGAAATCAATTATGAAAAATTAGCATTAGCTTGTTTAGCTGTTCGCAATGGTGCTACGTTTATTTCGACGAATGCGGACATCGCATTACCAACGGAACGAGGTTTCTTACCTGGGAATGGTTCAATAACATCAGTAATTACAGTATCTACCCAAACAGAACCAATCTTTATTGGAAAACCCGAATCCATTATCATGGACCAAGCATTAGCCTATTTAGGGACAAATAAAGAAGAGACAATCATGGTTGGTGACTTTTACGATACAGATATTCTAGCTGGAATGAAAGCAGGGATGGATACTCTCCTCGTTCATACAGGGGTTACAACGAAGGATGCCTTATTGGAAAAAGAAAAACAACCCACATATGTAGTTAATTCCCTAGATGAATGGGAAGTGTAA
- a CDS encoding phosphatidylglycerophosphatase A family protein: MTNNQKMSLSEKTAREWLNKRGVTIEDIAELVMFLQQKYHPDLQIEDCIENINRVLSKREVQNAILTGIQLDILAEKKMLDEPLQSIIEVDESLYGVDEILAFSIVNVYGSIGFTNYGYIDKQKPGILQKLNDHSSGDCHTFLDDIVGAIAAAASSRLAHRAVSED, translated from the coding sequence ATGACAAATAATCAAAAAATGTCCCTTTCGGAAAAAACGGCTAGAGAATGGCTGAATAAACGCGGGGTCACCATCGAAGATATTGCAGAATTAGTCATGTTTTTGCAGCAAAAATATCATCCTGATTTACAAATAGAGGATTGTATTGAAAATATTAATCGCGTTTTATCAAAGCGAGAGGTACAAAATGCCATATTAACAGGTATTCAATTGGATATTTTGGCAGAAAAAAAGATGCTTGATGAACCATTGCAATCCATTATCGAAGTGGATGAAAGTCTGTACGGAGTGGACGAAATTTTAGCCTTTTCCATCGTCAATGTGTATGGATCGATTGGTTTTACTAATTACGGATACATTGATAAGCAAAAACCGGGTATTCTGCAGAAATTAAATGATCACTCCTCGGGAGACTGTCATACTTTCTTGGATGATATTGTAGGAGCCATTGCGGCTGCAGCTTCAAGTAGATTAGCACACCGAGCAGTTAGTGAAGATTGA
- the yutH gene encoding spore coat putative kinase YutH: MSVDILKKFFNVEVENSFLDGKYVRYMANDTIYTLFPVTNVREELLVELYEMSEHIAGMGDKYISRFILSTDNKYLITSNEEDYVLLQNKSTSLPRHLDYGRKLAKFHYRGRSIQTSIEHVSRVGQWKSFWETRLDQMEKAWYRLVQEHPDQEFEHLFVDSFPYYMGVCENAIQYLVDTEIDDTPVQIDAGTVCHERFNKDSWGKNQWIRNPFDWVFDHPSRDIAEWIRDQYFRNKRTFLPDVQDFLRSYQSVSPLSSFSWRLLYARLLFPLHYFECIEEYFITNSEQHQKYLEERLRKYMRDSVEYERFLSDFFQMAEVSGKLNVPTVDWLIS; this comes from the coding sequence ATGTCAGTTGATATTCTTAAAAAGTTTTTCAATGTTGAAGTCGAAAATTCATTTTTAGATGGGAAATACGTTCGGTACATGGCAAATGATACAATTTACACTCTTTTTCCTGTCACGAATGTTCGAGAGGAATTACTTGTCGAGTTATATGAAATGTCTGAACATATAGCAGGCATGGGAGACAAGTATATTTCAAGATTTATTCTCTCAACCGACAACAAGTACCTTATTACATCAAATGAAGAGGACTATGTGTTACTTCAAAATAAATCAACATCATTGCCGCGTCATTTGGATTATGGAAGAAAACTTGCTAAGTTTCACTACCGTGGAAGATCCATTCAAACCAGTATTGAACATGTCAGTCGTGTAGGTCAGTGGAAATCTTTTTGGGAAACACGTTTAGATCAAATGGAAAAAGCTTGGTATCGATTAGTACAAGAGCATCCTGATCAGGAATTTGAGCATTTATTTGTTGATTCATTTCCTTATTATATGGGTGTATGTGAAAATGCGATTCAATATCTTGTCGATACTGAAATAGATGATACACCTGTTCAAATCGATGCCGGAACGGTATGCCATGAACGTTTCAATAAAGATTCCTGGGGCAAGAACCAATGGATTCGTAATCCATTTGACTGGGTTTTTGATCATCCAAGCAGAGATATTGCCGAATGGATTCGTGATCAATATTTTCGCAACAAACGAACATTTTTGCCAGACGTCCAAGATTTTTTAAGAAGCTATCAATCCGTTTCACCGCTTTCATCCTTTTCCTGGAGGCTTTTGTATGCTCGCTTATTATTTCCACTTCATTACTTTGAATGCATAGAAGAGTATTTTATTACTAATTCTGAACAGCATCAAAAATATTTGGAGGAAAGATTAAGAAAGTATATGAGGGATTCAGTCGAATATGAAAGGTTTCTAAGTGACTTTTTTCAGATGGCGGAAGTTTCGGGGAAGTTAAATGTTCCTACAGTTGATTGGTTAATAAGTTAG
- a CDS encoding NifU family protein, which translates to MIDFFSITDYNRIMERSRYSMSEPTIIEKVQEVLDKLRPFLLRDGGDCELVDVEDGIVKLRLLGACGTCPSSTITLKAGIERALFEEVPGVVEVEQVF; encoded by the coding sequence ATAATAGATTTTTTTTCAATTACTGATTATAATAGGATTATGGAAAGGAGTCGATATTCGATGTCAGAACCAACTATTATTGAAAAAGTTCAAGAAGTATTAGATAAATTACGCCCGTTCTTATTACGTGATGGCGGTGACTGTGAGTTAGTCGATGTTGAAGATGGGATTGTGAAGCTTCGTCTTCTAGGTGCTTGTGGTACTTGCCCAAGTTCAACCATTACACTTAAAGCCGGAATTGAACGTGCATTATTCGAAGAGGTTCCTGGTGTAGTAGAAGTAGAACAAGTTTTTTAA
- a CDS encoding YuzD family protein, with product MKKQAELIIYGAEIICASCVNLPSSKDTYEWLEAAISRKYPNQPVTMRLIDIYNPPEEENVKRFAEKVIEEDMFYPVVTLEGNIVGEGNPRLKTIYSELEKYGYLPANEVL from the coding sequence ATGAAAAAACAAGCAGAACTTATTATTTATGGTGCAGAAATCATTTGTGCAAGCTGTGTGAATTTACCTTCTTCCAAGGACACATATGAATGGTTGGAAGCGGCCATTTCTCGAAAATATCCAAATCAACCAGTCACGATGCGTCTAATTGATATTTATAATCCACCCGAAGAAGAAAATGTAAAACGCTTTGCTGAGAAGGTAATTGAAGAGGATATGTTTTATCCAGTTGTGACTTTGGAAGGAAATATAGTTGGTGAAGGAAACCCACGATTAAAAACCATTTATTCAGAGTTAGAAAAATACGGCTATTTACCTGCAAACGAAGTTCTTTAA
- a CDS encoding YuzB family protein: MNPIIEFCASNLASGAYRALEILEEDPNLDIVEYSCLDYCDICGMAPFALVNGEYVKGETSEELVENIYKYLEENPMF; this comes from the coding sequence TTGAATCCTATAATAGAGTTTTGTGCGAGCAATCTTGCAAGTGGAGCATATAGAGCTCTTGAAATTCTAGAAGAAGATCCGAATTTGGATATTGTAGAATATAGCTGCTTAGATTATTGCGATATTTGTGGAATGGCACCTTTTGCTCTTGTAAATGGGGAGTATGTAAAAGGTGAAACGTCAGAAGAGCTCGTCGAAAATATATATAAATATTTAGAGGAAAATCCGATGTTTTAA
- a CDS encoding DUF2225 domain-containing protein, whose amino-acid sequence MNASLTPFYEKKLECLLCKKGFTSTKIRSSFVKVDYYDKDFCPNYHDDMINPLFYNVFVCPHCGFSFTEDFSKYFPPTTSEEIIHRVSDQWVAQDYGKNRTPIQAINSYKLAAYCGELKREKKVTTAGFYLRIAWLYRKLKNTNQEQRFMKFAVEEYVQSYLNSDFHGTQMSEIKIMYLIAQLSYQIGENEQAVMYLSKVIEKQNTTTERTIIEMAKDQWQEIRLTKKEENLA is encoded by the coding sequence ATGAATGCATCCTTAACACCATTTTATGAAAAAAAACTGGAATGTTTACTTTGTAAGAAGGGTTTCACTTCAACGAAAATTCGTTCTAGTTTTGTTAAAGTGGATTATTATGATAAAGATTTTTGTCCGAATTATCATGATGATATGATTAATCCTCTTTTCTACAATGTTTTTGTATGTCCACATTGTGGTTTTTCTTTTACCGAGGATTTTTCTAAATATTTTCCACCAACTACTAGTGAAGAAATTATACATAGAGTAAGTGATCAATGGGTAGCTCAAGATTATGGAAAAAATCGTACTCCTATACAGGCAATCAATTCATATAAGCTTGCAGCATACTGCGGTGAATTAAAAAGAGAAAAAAAGGTGACAACAGCAGGTTTTTATTTACGCATCGCATGGTTATACAGAAAGTTAAAGAATACCAATCAAGAACAACGCTTCATGAAATTTGCTGTTGAAGAATATGTTCAATCATACTTAAATAGTGATTTTCACGGTACACAAATGTCGGAAATAAAAATCATGTATTTAATTGCACAATTGTCGTACCAAATTGGGGAAAATGAACAAGCTGTTATGTATCTCTCGAAAGTGATTGAGAAGCAAAATACAACGACCGAAAGAACAATCATCGAAATGGCAAAAGATCAATGGCAGGAAATTAGGTTAACAAAAAAGGAGGAAAATTTGGCATAA
- a CDS encoding HesB/IscA family protein has product MSNVVVITEAAALQIKDMMKQNEEEGSFLRVSVNGGGCTGLSYGMGFDQEKKADDMEDSQHGIAILVDKESAPILQGTKIDYKQSLMGGGFTIDNPNAIASCGCGSSFRTAKVTGTPENC; this is encoded by the coding sequence ATGTCAAATGTCGTAGTTATTACTGAAGCAGCAGCTCTTCAAATAAAAGATATGATGAAGCAAAATGAAGAAGAAGGATCATTCTTACGTGTATCAGTAAATGGTGGCGGATGTACCGGCCTGTCTTACGGAATGGGCTTTGATCAAGAGAAAAAAGCGGATGATATGGAAGATAGCCAGCATGGAATAGCTATTCTTGTGGATAAAGAAAGTGCTCCGATTCTTCAAGGAACAAAAATTGATTATAAGCAATCTCTTATGGGCGGCGGCTTTACTATTGATAACCCGAATGCAATCGCATCCTGTGGGTGTGGTTCATCATTTA